The genomic DNA ttttagaCCTCCATcaaggacaaaataaaattaaacaagttTCCAAATGTTCTTGCAAAACCACTTGGCTAAACACAGGACTTTATTTGaaagattacttattttttttcagggagaggagagtggaAATCTGATAATTAATTGGTTGACTCCTGTTCTGCTCTAAGAACAGATCTGAGCTacataatttttctattaaagtTTCCCCTGTGGATCTCAGGGTTTTAAAATAGGGACTATCTTCAGCTTTGGGTCATTTCCCAGGCTGATGACTTAGTTATTAGTCCCCAGTAGACTCCTTGAGAAATcccaaatataaatgtttttcagGGTTACAACTTTTCTTGacagtttattttccatttggtCAGATAAcctttttggtttctatttcaatttttggATATCAATGTGAAATGATTATTTGGGCTCCAAATTCTTCATAGAGAAGGCAAACACTTTATTAAGAGCTGAAATGGGAAGAAAGTCCAAAGTAAGTAAGTACCACAGGATGCCAACTGAAGGTAAATACTGGGAAGTAATCCCCAAAATTGTAATACATTTCTTGGTGCTAAATGCAGCCAAGAGCCATCTCTGTTACTTTGGTAGAATCCTCTTACCCAACCTAGTATTTCAGGGTGGCATTATATTACCAAACCTCTGGTGCCAATGGCGTCATCAACTTCTCTCCCTCGGTGCATTTAAAGTTCTCCTCTACAAGACATACTTATGGACCAATGATAACTGAGAAAGCAATTTCTACATTACGTGGCTGTCCAATTAAGGAAGAGTAGTTGCTATGCTTAAAATCCCTTCTCAAGAATATTCCTCATATAGTTCTTAATCCCATGATgaaatcatggaaacaaaagagCATTAGTTGTAGTGGTGTTTGTTAATATATTCTGCTAATATTGTTAAAAACCACCTAGCTAGCTGTTAACTTTTCTCTATGAATCAAGAGTAAAAGTTAGTCATTATGTATGGCCTTGTGGTCGAAATGAATGGTGACTCTAGCCTGACTACCTCCTTCTCTTCATCAATCAGAATGGTGGTGATATATTTGATAAGACCCCATCTAGTGAACATGGACAGAGATTCATACACACACTAAAGAATAAAGCAGCACAAGGGGAAAAAGTTTTTCTTACTACAACTGactgtgaaaacaaaaatgagcatAAAATGTGTGGGTTATTACAAAGACATGCACTTGTGAAATGAGGGTCTATTGACACAGCAGAAAGTTACCAGAAGACACTAAAtaggaaaatatctaaaaaagactgaccattttagctactgggtatttatatatctatctctTACTTGCTTCAGACAACACCAACTGATGATTGTTTATGAGGCTTAAGACACAGTAGACAGAATGCACATCAAAGTATTacagaacaaatatttactttgtacACCGTGAAAAAAATGTCAGTGGGAGCAACTCTGAAAAGACTGAAATGAAAGCCAAGTAAATGAAGACCTACAAAAAGGGTTTCCTGCAACAtaaagttgggttttgttttaaaatatggaagtCATTGGTATATAAAACAATGAATCACTACAAATTAGTTAATTGCTATGAACTCTAAGGTGCAAGTAAAATTCGTAAATTAGATTTATCCAGTGTAGCACAGATTTGTACTGAAAACTTGCAAGTTActccttagaaaaaaataaccagtGGCAGATGAAGTTTTGaacatagttttttaaatataatacctcaatacatttaataataaaagtaagCTCTACAAAAAATCTGTTTTACATATCATACAAAATGTAGAGGTCAGTGCAGCTCACTGAACCGCACTGTTCAGTCATGTTTCAGGAAGActtgaaattagaaaattatgcAATTTCTGTGGCTCATCTTCCTCCCGGTAACAGATTCGTGCTGTGTCCTGTTCCTGACACATTTGTTGCTTCATCCATGAGTTCACTCTGTCTGTGTAATGCCTTCTTTCTGCTGAAAATATTGcgaacaaataaaaagtaaagaaacccCAAAGCCTATCAACTCTTGGGCTGCTGGATGAGCCACACtcccttgaaaacattatttagaGTTGATTTTCTCTGCTCTGTCAGCTCTTACCAAACTGAAGTCTTGTTAAAATGCTGTTCATGAAGATGTCCCCCTTGCTCTGATGACACGGAGGTGAAAAACTGGTTACAGTATTCCTGAGCGCGAGACTGCGTAGTCAAGGTCAGTTTTGTTCAACAGACATCCTGGCAGATGACAGTGAGGTGTGACCATGGTTGTGGCATGTGACATGCACTTTGGAAACAATTTttctacttaaattaaaaaaaaaaaaaggaaaaaaaaggcgtGACATTCTTTGCACTGTTACGTGTCAGGAGAATGATCTTCTATTACACAGGCTTCGGGCTGgctgtcttcttcctctcccactgtctcCTCTTCCACCTGCTCATCAAGGGGAATTTCAGTAGACTCCGAGTCTTGAGTACAGAGAGTCTTGGAGTCACTGCAGCTAGTGTCTTCTTCCACCTGACTTCCACTGTCCTTTTCGGTGTCGGACTCGCCATCTTCCTCTAAAGTGAGTTCAAACTGGAACTTCTCGGTTTGACCCTGCCGGCCTTCTTCCTGGTCATCAGGCGCTGGGGAGGGGCTCTGAGGAATTGTGCTCTGGTACCATTCACGATTGTCCTCCAAAGTGTCCAGAATGTCCTGGGCGTCAGGATGCACGAGGTCTGCCCATGTCTCCCAGAGAGGATGAACAATATAGTCTATGAAGCCcacctagttaaaaaaaattccaatttgaGTATAAGACTTGGGACTAAGAAACAATGGAAAAGGTGAACGAGATCCTACAAATGTACCTGATTATGTATCTAATTATAtcaatttatatacatatatataatttatgttaaaatataaaaaatacaacatgGCCCACAAACATAACACTGAACAGAAGACTTCTGGCCTGAGTGTGGTATAATAGTCACTATTTTGGGCAATAGAACATATAAAAGTGTTGTTACTAGCTGGTGAAAATTAGCAAGAACTCTTAGTTCAAGAGTATGTTTATGATGtaaaaaatttccctttctttatatATAAGTAGGGCTTGGGCATTAGACCTGGACTTTATTTTAGAATGGCCAATTTATAGGTGAGTCCAGATAAGTAAAGTCAGACCAGGTACTCTATATGGCTTCATATAACTGAATTCACTTATGAGTTCAGATGGCCCCAAAAtctctatatatgtgtatactatATGAATACGGTCATAATGGATAAATATAATGTCATGAGAAATGAATATATGaccatatgaataaaaataataagaatgagAGTTTTCTGGCTCATAACACTGAAGTGAAATTGAGCCTgtcaaaaacaaagtaattttaaagacCCAGTGAAATACTGTGTGATGTGTATACAAAGCGATCAAATGTTCAGGTTGGAGTTGTGTTCTCTCTGCAAACTTTATGCTTAATGCATCACCTGTGACTTTTCCACAGATGCATTGTGCTTGTCACACATGGGACTGATCTCCATGCcccgctccctctctctgtctccttggcGGAAGAACTCCTCCATGATGCGGTCCGTCCACTGGCGGTACAGCTGGAGAGGCTTCGTGGGGTTGCTCAGGTCTGCACAGTGCACCATATTCTGAAGGACCTATTAAAAGAGACACTTTATTCAGCACCTGctgctgcttgttttttttttttttaatagaaattcaCAGTGGATGAATGTGacacttaaaaatacatgtagtGTAAGATTCCTTCCAAACAGCTCAACTATGATGTGTCTGTGTATGGTTCACACTTGTATTAATAGCCCCCAATAATATCCCTTCCACCATACCTAAATATCACTTGAAACTGCTTATGTGTGCATGGCTGATTAAATTCAGGGCTGCTTAAGTGGTCGGTTTTGTGAgacattaggtttttttttttttaacgcaaatgcaaatgaaaaaaaccaaTAGAATTTTATCTGGTTAATTCTCAAGAttaagaatttggttgaaaaattcttaaaattactaaaattataagctggaagaaaggaaacaaaaatcttaTCAAAGTTAGACTCTTAACAAAGTTAGacatgtgcacacaaacacagaaCAAATTCAAATGATGTTTTACCTGAATCCTATCAGAATAATTATCAAGAAGAAGAACTCCAGAACTTGTCACTTTCTTAGTTTCAACCATAGTTTTCAAATCAGCCAGTAGATTCATGTGTTTTGACATGTCTGTTGCAAGTACCTTAAAAGAGTATTTTAGTAAGTAACAAAGTCTAGAGGAAAAGTCCCCAGAATTTGCACATGAAAACATTAACACAGAAcgtgaaagaaatggaggaacaCTATGGCATCTAACAGCAGTGAATGGGAATTCTGTACTATTCCTTCGGGCAGCCTCTTGGGCTTTGCTGTAGGTTTTCTGGAAGCCCAGATAAACATGTGCAATATACAGAAGGTTAGCACCCAGCAACCACTTTCCTGGTGAAGAAAGGGGATGAGATCCCCATAGATAAGAAATCAGCACATGTTCTGAAGTTTTTTCTGTTCCTTGGACTAGAAAGTGGTCCCTGAACTACGACCAAGTAATTCAACGTTGCTCACAGAATACTTCAGAAAATGGTTAATTTTCTGCTGTTCCAAGACAGATAATTCCTACCTTTGTAGGTACAAAGCTTAACACAGTAAGTTTCTGATAACCAGAGGCTTTCCTGTGTCTTGTAATTACCGTGAATAATATGCATAAAGAGAAGTCATGGATGTCTGTAAACAGCACCGTCTACtgacataaatttattttccatttcacaaGTGGAGAAAATCCATTTGAACTAACTGCTTTTGTTAGTCATTTTCCCTGCCTGCCACCAGACTGgagaagtttgaaaataaaactagaatgaTGACGACAAGCTGTCACTATTCTGAACTCCAAACCACTGGAAGGAGAAAACCTACTGGAGAACCTCATTGCACAGCACAGGCAGCTTCTTGAACGTAAGGGGCAGCGTGAAGTTTTGAAACACAGGGATCCATTTACCTGATACTCATCTCAttcttactcttttaaaaaaaccacttgtattacaactttcttttttgcttttatcagCTACTTACAATGTCAATGACCATCTTCCTTAATGATTGTCTTTGCTTTTTGGTCAAATTCTGGAAAATATCACAGTTTTCTTCCTGAAGCAACTTAAAGCCCACAGCCAAATGATGGTTCTCCAAGACAGAAGAATCATTGTACATCAAGGCAAGTTCGGAGTCTTGAAAGATAgaaaggagatagaaaataagcaaagCCACTTTTTCTGAGTTTATCTTGGTCTTCATATTCTGAGACAGTTTGGGTTTAAGAAACAATTTCCCCTCAACATCCCATTAGCCTTACCATGACATGACACCACCCAGGAGAGAAAACATTAGTTAGTGTAACCGTGGAAAGGAGCACTGGAATCTTGGGGGTGAATTCTAATGCTACTGACATGCGACCAGTCATTTCAGTCTACGGTCCTCAGCTGCCGCTTTTCTAAAGTGGAAGAAGAGTTGGGCGGAATGTTCTTGAACCTCCCCTCCAGATGTGCCACAGGCAGCTCCATGGGCAGCAGAACATGGCATCATTTCTAACAGCTGTAACATTTCAACAGCATAAGGTGCACATTCCTGCTAACTGTGGACCACCTTCCCAACAATTCATAGAGTGTAAGGATCCTGTGATTTAGGATTATACTCAAGAACAGCCTGGAACAAATGAACAATATTAGATTTGTTCATCtgctcttactcatttttttccatagcacaGCTTTGGAAGTCGAAGTGTTActcattttttccatgttttttcccGAGTACCATGGCCGTTGCTacatacagatatatagaccTTCCCACCTGCATGCTCGTGACTTCACAGAGACAGGTGTTCAGCTGCCTACATAACTCCATGGTGAAGATTTTGCTGCTCCCTTATGACTGCCCTGGACCTTTGTATTTTAGGCAGTAAGATCCTGCTCCTTTCCTGGTTCCTGTAAATAGTAGACCAACCCCATAAggtagtcattaaaaaaaaattggtgctTTATTCTGTTTCCACTTAGGTCACTGTAAAGACCAAAAGCACATGTATTTGATCTTTTTTCCTGACTAATGCCTgggaaatatatattcatttctaaGAAACAAATATCCAATGCTACTCAATGACTATTTTAAAGGaaccaggaaggaaaagagaggttCAAGACATATTTCTATTGTGAAATCCTATGAATTTACCAGGACTATAGAAATAGGAATTTACACATCTAAATTTTTGCTCTCAAACTACAGGAATGGAGATGTTTAGAGTACCAAGAAGTAGGTATGTACGGTCTCTTTTGGGGGGATAAAACAATagtgttcactcattcattcagataGTATCTGGTCAGGTCTGACTTTCAAATAGTCTCTGAAAGCTTCTAACTGTGAACATTTATCTATAGATgttaaacatagaaataaaaaaattaacactataTAGGATCTTAGCCCCTGGTATTTTTGTTTCTACAGTAGAATCCtattaaatagatatatattGGAAAGAAGGCAAATGTTTTCTGACTGGACAAATAATGCCCAATTCAACTTTTAGGGTTCTCGTAAGGGAATAAATATGCATATAGATAAGAGGCATTAATGCACCAACCTGACTCAGGCTTACAAAAACCCAGACAGGTTTATATACCtcatgaagaaaaaaggaagaaaataaggctGTGGAGCCTACAGAAGAACAAGGTGAGGATTGTTACTTTAAGGAAGAGGGTGATCTGTGGTATGGATGCTCTAACAACGAGTCTCAATTCTAATCAATGTAAAGATGGCCTTGCACACAGAGGGCAGTCCAAGAGTCCTGATGAAGCCTGCCTTGGAAAGCTGTTGGCTCCTGACGTTTACTAAGAATCCAGACTGGCCAGAAAGGTGATGAAAAGATTCCTTACAAGTGGGTCTCCCCTGCCTCTCCAGTTTTGGGGCTGTTAACAAGAAGGTGGTGAAgaccactgatttttaaatgaacgTGTGGCAGCATTTAAGCAACTGAATCTCAGGGTAGTCATTTAACTTTCTACTCTTTAGGGCTGAAGGCACGTGGACACATCTAAAGGAGGTAAGATTACGCATCTCCTGGGAAGTTTTTCTCCAAAGACACTACTGCAGCACTTCTACATAGAGTCCTTGAAGGTTCGGGAATCACCAGAAAGTTGCCTTCACACTTTGCTCTAAGGTACaggaaggtggtggtggggggtggggggggtgggtgtgggtgagAAAATAGTTGATAGAACATTTCTGTTGAAACCCGTTCATCCTCAAGGCCCAGTACAAGTTACCTCTTGCATGAAGCCCGTCCTGATTACCACAGGCAGAACTGCTCACTTTTTGCTATAAAGTCCTTTATAATTTGTACCACTGATTTGGCCCTGATCACATTCCACCTGACTTGTCATTATCTCTGTTCAAGTTTTAACAATCTCTTCCAAAGACCTCCCAACCCACTTAGAGACTTAAGACcctatataaaatgaaaagttattcATGTAATGTGCATGGTTGTCTGGTTTCTCCAGCACTTCTGAACAAAATATTTCTCCTTGAAATAGGGAAGGGAAGTGGTAGTTTTAAGATCTAGTTGCCAAGGACAAAGGATTAAAACTGGCTCACTCCCTCAATTCATTAACGCCCTATGCCCGTAAcctgccttatttttctccatgggACTAGTCCCATCTGATATTCATGTGTTACAGTTTATTCTCTTCCAGTGGAATGCAAAGCCAGGCCATTACCTCATTCACCCATATATTCCTAATGCCTAGAACGTTGTTTGGCAAAGAGTAGGCTCTCAGTAtttttttgttgaataaaatatcaatctctgtagtattttatataatcacatttgataaaaatgaatttatcctTATTATGAAAGTGTTAGATTTATGCAGAAAAATAACATTCTATATATAATCCACAGATACAGCTATggaaagcttattttaaaatgagactagagaaataaaacagcGTGTATACTGGTAGCTAAATACAGCTCCACTTTAATATAGTGAAATGTCTCTGCTCTTGGAAATCAAAGCCATATGCTTTGAACACATGACCAATGTGAGTAAATCTTTTTCCCTAAAATTTAGGCATCCTTGCTATAAACAAAAATTACTTGTTTTCCAAGTAAAATGTAATACTATATATAGTCTGTACTTTTGACGGTACTTTGTTTCAGAAAATAATGCTGTGAAGTCAAATGCTTTTGTTATGACAAATACTCTCCAGCATGTTCTATTCAAaactttatgattccatttacattttatgGGTTTATTTACATGTACTGTCCTTGAAAAAGACTGACGCAGCTCCCTACCCTGGAATTTCAACTTCTTAAAATCCTACTCGGATTCCCCCATTCCCCCAAATCACTTACAAAACTTAACCAACTCTGCCAGTAGAAATGATGTCTCTGTTTCTCAAAACCCCTGGCATGTTTACCAAGAGTGTACGTATCATTAGTATCAAATCATTTGGAGCCTACAAGTGGAACAAATCATGGGAACTGTTGTCACCACCAAGAAGCAGAGGAGTACCTGGACTGGGAAGCAGCCTGGTGAGCTCCAGAGCCCTTCTACCAGAGGTGGTCATGCCACCTCACTGTGCCTCTGGAGCCTCCTTAAAATAGGACAAGTGACCTCCCAACTATGGGTATGTAAATGTGATGATTACAAGTCTTTAGACTTCTCTATTATAAGAAACAGATTCAACCCTTGGCTTTGGACAAGTTGGCAGCACCAGCTCCAAGGTGAGAGTGCTAGTCTGAACCACTGAGGCTCAAtcaatccatgaaaaaaaaacagaaaacatgcaCTTAAtgtctatatattaaaaaaaaggggggggttgcGGCAGACTAAAAATAATCACATAATTTTGATAGAGTATTTCAACAAAGCTATTTATTACAAGTTTACAAGTTATGAGAGAGACTCCTTTATAGAATGCTATGAAGTTCAAACTTACTTGTGTTACTGGTTACTTATTAACCTCTCCTGCGTCCTGAAATAAAATGCTTGCTGGCATGACCCCTAGTCAAAAGCTAACTAAGGCCTTGAATTCTCATAACGATCTGGGGCCCTGATCCACCCTGGGATACTTTCATGTACCAGCTGATGATGCTGATTCATTCTCGCGGAATAACACAGCCTCCTCACACCCCACCCTGGAGAAAACATTAGGGGGTCTACAAGAGAGAATACCAGAGCcagttctcatttttcttaaaaacattatcaGAGTACTTGGAAACAGTGACTTTATTATCCACTGTTTTAATCTGTTCTCTAATCTCTTCTTAATTGTAATGCTACAATAAGAGAACAAAAGTACCATATGGAGTAGAATACAAAGATAACACACCAGTCTTTATTTTGGgtgttaatttaaagaaaaaaatgcatatctttttttaaaggctgacattaaaacaaaatttttatgtctttgtaaAATCTTGATATGCATGCATaagaatcaaaataataaatcGGGTCAGGCTAAGGAAAAGGACCAGCGTACAGCACACTGTACTATATGACCTCTCTGCCCTTCACAGAAGGAGAAGCTTAAGCACTTGATACTGTAAACTCAACCTTAAGCACTGATACTGTAAACTCATATAGTTGCATCTGATGTGTATAAATAGCTATGTGTTAATATTTAGTAATGCCTTGATGACTCTTGAAAGCAGCCCAGTATAGGTTCTCATAAGATAGCTGGAACATGAGATTTAGCCTCTCCAATCCTGGGTTAGTAAGTTCATAAACCAAACTTCTAAAATGTACTTGAGTAACCACACCTCTCAGGAAATTCATGACCTTCCCAACCCTCCTACGTATAAAATGAGTCACAGAGGTGCATTTTGTTATAGAGTAGTCTAGGGGCAATTGAGATATAAAAAATAGACGTAAATAATCTTAAAGATCTGAGTTAAATCTCTCAAAATGAGGCTACATTTAAATTGCCTCTTTAAATCTGGCTACAGCAAAGTATAGGGAATAAAAGGGGAATGAAAAGACGCCACAGAATTCGACTTCTGTAGTCACAAGAAGGCTGTTAATCCACAATCTCACAGCAAAAAAGGGGCAGATTTTTAATAGATATAAGAAATTCTCTAAcaactttgcattttttttgtatataaatgtgAATTTATAACATTGATATAGCACGGTGGGAGGAAATTAAATACTACTACATTTAAATCATTTACCAATTAACTTCAAGTatcaaaagaatagaaattttataaaactgaaacctCTTTGCAAAGGCATAGCTCAAGTATTCCCTAAACGTTCCCTACAGAGGTTTTCTATGAAGCCGTGTGTCAGAGATGCCCCATATTAAACAGTCTCTATCACTCCTCATATGTCCAAATTCagtgatgcctttttttttaaataaagattttatttatttatttgagagagagagagagagcaggcaagcatgtgcatgagcagaggctgggggtctggggggtgagagagaagctgactcctcactgagcagggagcctggggctcaatctcaggaccctgcgatcatgacctgagctgaaggcagacgcataaccgactgagccaaccaggcgtcccAAGGGCTGACTTCTTATTTGATGAAATGTCATGGGTTCGAGAAAAAATTTaatggttaaaaatatttaaataaaagagaaatcaaaagagataaaaagtcAAAGAGATGTTCTTACTGCCCTCAACAGAAGatgtaaaaaggaaagaacagagctgGGCATGGTGGTGTATGAGGAAAGAGTAATCACAGCCTCTGAAGAGGATGAAATGACAACCTAAATAAAGTGAGGAAGGTCTAACTTTTCCTGTTTTTACTTCAAACTTTAGGGACAATATAACTATCTAAATCTTTCTGCAAACTTTCACTTTTGATTACCCTTGTCTACTAACATATTATTTCTAGAGAAGTACTGGAATGCATGTTTTTC from Neomonachus schauinslandi chromosome 7, ASM220157v2, whole genome shotgun sequence includes the following:
- the PDE4D gene encoding cAMP-specific 3',5'-cyclic phosphodiesterase 4D isoform X4, producing MPEANYLLSVSWGYIKFKRMLNRELTHLSEMSRSGNQVSEYISNTFLDKQHEVEIPSPTQKEKEKKKRPMSQISGVKKLMHSSSLTNSSIPRFGVKTEQEDVLAKELEDVNKWGLHVFRIAELSGNRPLTVIMHTIFQERDLLKTFKIPVDTLITYLMTLEDHYHADVAYHNNIHAADVVQSTHVLLSTPALEAVFTDLEILAAIFASAIHDVDHPGVSNQFLINTNSELALMYNDSSVLENHHLAVGFKLLQEENCDIFQNLTKKQRQSLRKMVIDIVLATDMSKHMNLLADLKTMVETKKVTSSGVLLLDNYSDRIQVLQNMVHCADLSNPTKPLQLYRQWTDRIMEEFFRQGDRERERGMEISPMCDKHNASVEKSQVGFIDYIVHPLWETWADLVHPDAQDILDTLEDNREWYQSTIPQSPSPAPDDQEEGRQGQTEKFQFELTLEEDGESDTEKDSGSQVEEDTSCSDSKTLCTQDSESTEIPLDEQVEEETVGEEEDSQPEACVIEDHSPDT
- the PDE4D gene encoding cAMP-specific 3',5'-cyclic phosphodiesterase 4D isoform X5: MASSSFKRMLNRELTHLSEMSRSGNQVSEYISNTFLDKQHEVEIPSPTQKEKEKKKRPMSQISGVKKLMHSSSLTNSSIPRFGVKTEQEDVLAKELEDVNKWGLHVFRIAELSGNRPLTVIMHTIFQERDLLKTFKIPVDTLITYLMTLEDHYHADVAYHNNIHAADVVQSTHVLLSTPALEAVFTDLEILAAIFASAIHDVDHPGVSNQFLINTNSELALMYNDSSVLENHHLAVGFKLLQEENCDIFQNLTKKQRQSLRKMVIDIVLATDMSKHMNLLADLKTMVETKKVTSSGVLLLDNYSDRIQVLQNMVHCADLSNPTKPLQLYRQWTDRIMEEFFRQGDRERERGMEISPMCDKHNASVEKSQVGFIDYIVHPLWETWADLVHPDAQDILDTLEDNREWYQSTIPQSPSPAPDDQEEGRQGQTEKFQFELTLEEDGESDTEKDSGSQVEEDTSCSDSKTLCTQDSESTEIPLDEQVEEETVGEEEDSQPEACVIEDHSPDT